A genomic region of Populus nigra chromosome 11, ddPopNigr1.1, whole genome shotgun sequence contains the following coding sequences:
- the LOC133706385 gene encoding riboflavin synthase-like has translation MALSFSRTSLSITQKYFPSKTPTTKSTILNLLSYKPHNLNKFSTISKPNSFSLTITKLSKSPKPKSHLQPVRSLFTGIVEEMGTVQSLGDTKDGGFDLKIEAKTVLEGVHLGDSIAVNGTCLTVTDLTNEDFTVGLSPETLRKTSLIELKTGSLVNLERAVQPDSRMGGHFVQGHVDGTGMIVEKEPEGDSLWIKVKADKGLLKYIVPKGFIAVDGTSLTVVDVMEEEECFNFMLVAYTQQKVVVPLKEVGQKVNLEVDILGKYVERLLSSGFVDSFKGSS, from the coding sequence atggcACTCTCTTTCTCTCGAACCTCTCTCTCGATAACCCAGAAATACTTTCCTTCAAAAACCCCCACGACAAAATCAACAATCCTAAACCTCCTCTCTTATAAACCCCATAATCTCAACAAGTTCTCTACAATCTCAAAACCCAACTCTTTCTCTCTGACCATCACAAAACTCTCAAAAAGCCCAAAACCCAAATCCCATCTTCAGCCAGTAAGATCACTCTTCACTGGCATCGTTGAAGAAATGGGCACAGTTCAAAGCTTGGGTGATACCAAAGATGGTGGCTTTGACCTTAAAATAGAGGCAAAAACAGTACTTGAAGGTGTGCATTTAGGTGATAGCATTGCAGTTAATGGGACTTGCTTAACTGTTACTGATCTCACTAATGAAGACTTCACTGTGGGGTTATCTCCTGAAACTTTGAGAAAAACATCTCTAATTGAGTTAAAGACTGGATCTTTGGTTAATTTGGAGAGGGCAGTCCAGCCTGATAGTAGAATGGGAGGGCATTTTGTGCAGGGTCACGTGGATGGCACCGGTATGATCGTAGAGAAGGAGCCAGAGGGTGATTCTTTGTGGATTAAAGTGAAAGCAGATAAAGGGCTGTTGAAATATATTGTGCCAAAGGGGTTTATTGCAGTGGATGGGACTAGTTTGACAGTTGTTGATGTTATGGAGGAAGAAGagtgttttaattttatgttagtGGCTTATACACAGCAGAAAGTTGTTGTTCCTTTGAAGGAAGTTGGTCAGAAGGTGAATTTGGAGGTGGATATTTTGGGAAAGTATGTTGAGAGGTTGCTTAGTAGTGGGTTTGTTGATTCCTTCAAGGGTTCTTCATGA